One Arachis hypogaea cultivar Tifrunner chromosome 18, arahy.Tifrunner.gnm2.J5K5, whole genome shotgun sequence genomic window, TACATTATGTTAATAACTTAATAGGTTGATATTTAATTATTCTCTATACACATTCATACTTTAAGTGACATTTATAGTCTAGTCAACAAAGAGCATTATAGAtggaattatagtaaaaatttatGTAATCACGAGGTTTAGCACAGTTGATGGCTAGCTGAACTCCTTAAAGATCTAGGTAGGGCCTTAGGGGCTCGATACAGTTCTTTCTCGAAAGAATTAGTCATTGCTTGTTGTGGTGGATGTCCTGGGTTACGATGGTAGTAAAAGTGTTTGTCTTTATATTTTGTACTTAAGTGTGATTTTTAAAGAAAAGTGTCATTGAATTATTGAAAGTAAGTGTTGCCCATTTATTATGAAAAGTATCTTCTTTTAAGGAAAATAAGACGGGATGTAATTTTCTTACTGATGAGGTTGTGATGTTTTTTAGAGTGCTGTTAATAGGTTCTTGAAGTTCTATGAAGTTCCTGGTTCGAGGCCTGTATTTGAGACAGTGGATGAGATGCTGAAATGGGCTGGTTTATATAACTTGACGACAAGGACTTTGCAGGATGAATTGACCGATGTTGGCATGTCTCCATTGTTGATCAATGAACTTGTCACGGTGAGAAATTCTTGCTGTCCTTGTTTTTAATAAAGGTTACAATTTGTTTTCACCAGTTCAGCTGGTTAAGATCACTTTGGTGTGAAGGGATTGTTTCCTGATTACAGGTTTGCAAGACTGCTTTTTTGTGAATTGCAATGATAATTGTAAATATAACTATTTACGGTGAAAAAATATTATGGATTCTTCAAACATAGAAGCTGAATCTGATGAGTTTGTCGTATTTTGATTTCGTGTGTTGCTTTTTCTGTTTCAATGAAGTACCAATTTTCACATTGATGATTAAGTTTTATGACATTATAGAACAGATGACTTGTTTGTTACCAAAACAAAACCTACAGTTCTTGCTTAGGATATCACTTTTTTTGCAATGAGAATATATTGACGTTTCGTTTTTTTGAATTAGAGGTTTGCAGGTAGGCCTCTTCTGTTGTTCACATCACTAGTTGCAAACTGTTAGATCAGTCATAATTTTACACTCCTATGGCAACTTCATGATGGGTTTTATGGCTAATGTAGTTTATTTAGTCCCATATCAAGTCATCCAAAGCAGAATGGTATGAAATATAGAACAGCTCAGCTGAACATGGACTTTTGTTCTGATTGTGCATGCAGGTTATCACACGTATAAATTATGGCCAGAGTGTCTTGATGAGTGGGCTGGCTGGTGCAGTTTCTCTGGCAGGATCAGGTGGCGGACTTTGGGCCATTGAGGGAGGCAACTGGCAAATGGCTGCTGGACTGATCAATCAGTCTGATGCTGAATTGCACTTGCATGAAGAAATAATATCCATTGCTAACCTTGGTGATTATTATGAACTCAGCTCCACAAAAGGAAAAAGTTATTCCTGTGAAGTTGCTGTGGTTGCTACCCCATTGGATGAGTTGAATATTCAATTTACTCCCCCGGTTTCAGTtcctaaaagaaaattacagCACACACATACAACTTTTGTTAGGGGATCTTTAAATCCTGTGAGTATTCTGAAAGATCAATCATATTCTTACCGAGGCTATGTAGTAAGATTTGACATATCATCCTATAATGTCTGATATATCTTCTTTTTGTACTATTTTGGTTGGTACTATTTCTAATGGTGATGCATTGTTGTGCACTAGGTATATTTTGGTTTCAGCCGTGCAACGAAAATACCAGAACTTGTTGGCACATTGGAGGATCCTAACATTCCATTTTCAAGCATTTCAGTTCTCAAGAAGCACAATGAAAAAGAATCCACTTTTAAAATATTCTCTCGACAACCAATGGCAGACACATTACTGGATAAAATCTTCAGGTAACAATATGGAGTGATCACCTTGTCAGTTAACTTTAAACTTTTGCTTATCTGTCCACAATATCTACTTCAGAAATCTGCtcacttcaattaaataaagtgGCTAGTCCATGATTTATTGAAGCTATTCTCACAcataaaacctaaaaaccctttGAACTCTGTTTAATCACTTGGCCATAAGGGTGTCTAGGGAGTTACATTTTGGAGGGGAAGGAAGAGAAGGGGTTTTGTGAGAGAAATAGACTCATAGTCATAGCTTCTCTTCAAACATTTTTCCCTTTTCTTCTAACCCTTTTACCTTTCCTCCCTTCCCTCAAAATGAAACTCCTGAACACAGATTGAAACGTAGATAGGGTGCATCAGAGTTTAAGTCAGACATTCACTTCTTAAACTTTCGATTTAAGTGCCTGGCCGATTCCCTTCCCTCCCCACAAAATAAGGGCTTGCTAATGGGTGCCTAAAGACACACTTTACCAACAcagaatttgaatatttttgtttaagAAAGTTTTTTCCCcggtaatataaataaaatacatgATAAAGTTAAATAATTCTACTTTTGTATCCTTATTTCTTAAAGAGTGGCCCATTTGCAAAAGTCAAAcgagaaaagaaaattttgtacTACTTTGAGTAAGTTTTGGATTGCTCTGACACTTGCAGTGCGAGGAATGAGACTATACGGATAGACTGGGCTGCCTACCCTCATTACAAGCCCCCAGAAATATTTGCACCGTTTATATTGGATGGGCAGCATTTGTACTATGTGAATGCATTTGAAAATGCAGCAAGCACCATGGAGACGAGTGCTGTAGCAGCTGAGAACATAGCCCGACTCATAGCATCAAGATATTTTGGCAAAGTAATTGCGTATCCATCTAATAAAGCTACTGCCAGTTCTCAAGCAGTGGATGCTCATTTGGATTTGTGAATATGCAGTGGCTGTAAGATATTGTTAGGTAGTTGAACTTGAACTTCATCAAGTTTAAGTTATGTTGTAATTTTGTATATTATATTAAGCAAATGAAGGAATGTACAAAGACTGGACAATGTAGAATTTCTCTTCTCTTGTATTTTCTCAGATAATAATGAATGGGTAGTGATTTTGATTGTTGAGGATTTCGTGGTGTTTGTGCTTGGTTTTATAGGTCCATTTACGTGGAAAGTCTAGGTTACTGCTATTACCAGGGCAGGATCATTCTTTTAGCAGAAccagaacaaaaattagaaataggAAGTGGCACACATGAACCATGTTTAGGTGATGGGAAATGTGGTTTGAATGTCTCACTCCTCCATTGTGTTGGCACTAATTTTAGCACCTCTAAATTTTGGTGTCATCATTTTATAGATAGTAGTAATAATGCACGATACTGCACCCGTGAGCTTCGGTCAActataaaaatagactaaatctCTAAACTGGTCTTTTAGATTCACAGCTTTCACCATTTTAGTCCCTCAAATTCAAAATTACCTATTCTGGTCTCCGAAA contains:
- the LOC112771151 gene encoding farnesylcysteine lyase, with protein sequence MSIIHTLPLFFTFLLLSQAQPPSGAPSPSPSSGAPSPSPPSDTPSPSPRSSTVCIIGAGIGGSSVAHFLREYTPHSSDFPTKILVFERRTTVGGRMATITIAGDTFEAGASILHPKNFHAVNYTKLLDLKVKPPSSESNSIGIWNGERFVFKTVKIGSDIPLVNQLLKLPLIDYIVSNLVSLVNSVLLFFRYGFSLLKMQSFVESAVNRFLKFYEVPGSRPVFETVDEMLKWAGLYNLTTRTLQDELTDVGMSPLLINELVTVITRINYGQSVLMSGLAGAVSLAGSGGGLWAIEGGNWQMAAGLINQSDAELHLHEEIISIANLGDYYELSSTKGKSYSCEVAVVATPLDELNIQFTPPVSVPKRKLQHTHTTFVRGSLNPVYFGFSRATKIPELVGTLEDPNIPFSSISVLKKHNEKESTFKIFSRQPMADTLLDKIFSARNETIRIDWAAYPHYKPPEIFAPFILDGQHLYYVNAFENAASTMETSAVAAENIARLIASRYFGKVIAYPSNKATASSQAVDAHLDL